In Mycobacterium sp. Aquia_216, a genomic segment contains:
- the glnA gene encoding type I glutamate--ammonia ligase, with translation MFEKTPDDIFKLANDEHVEYVDVRFCDLPGTMQHFTIPIYAFDETVFEEGLAFDGSSIRGFQSIHESDMMLLPDPETATIDPFRARKTLNVNFFVHDPFTFEVYSRDPRNVARKAENYLISSGIADTAYFGPEAEFYIFDSVSFDSRTNGSFYKVDATSGWWNTGEANESDGSPNLGYKVRPKGGYFPVAPTDHYVDLRDEILTHLTNAGFLLEKGHHEVGSGGQAEINYKFNTLLHAADDHQMFKYIVKQTAWQAGKSVTFMPKPLFGDNGSGMHCHQSLWKDGSPLMYDETGYAGLSDTARHYIGGLLYHAPSLLAFTNPTVNSYKRLVPGYEAPINLVYSQRNRSACVRIPITGTNPKTKRLEFRCPDSSGNPYLSFAAQLMAGLDGIKHKIEPPPPVDKDLYELPPEEAAEIPQAPTQLAAVIDRLEEDSEYLTEGSVFTPDLIQTWINYKRDYELAPFNLRPTPYEFELYYDV, from the coding sequence TTGTTCGAAAAGACGCCCGACGACATCTTCAAGCTCGCCAACGATGAGCACGTTGAGTATGTCGATGTCCGCTTCTGTGACCTGCCGGGCACCATGCAGCACTTCACAATTCCGATCTACGCCTTTGACGAGACCGTATTCGAGGAGGGATTGGCGTTCGACGGCTCCTCGATTCGCGGGTTCCAATCGATTCACGAGTCCGACATGATGCTGCTTCCCGATCCGGAAACCGCGACCATCGACCCGTTCCGTGCCCGCAAGACGCTCAACGTGAACTTCTTCGTGCACGATCCATTCACTTTCGAGGTGTACTCGCGCGACCCACGCAATGTCGCCCGCAAGGCGGAGAACTACTTGATCAGCTCCGGCATCGCCGACACCGCGTACTTCGGCCCGGAGGCCGAGTTCTACATCTTCGACTCGGTGAGCTTCGACTCGCGCACCAACGGCTCGTTCTACAAGGTGGACGCGACATCCGGGTGGTGGAACACCGGAGAAGCGAACGAATCGGACGGCAGCCCGAACCTTGGTTACAAGGTCCGCCCCAAGGGCGGCTACTTCCCGGTGGCCCCCACCGACCACTACGTCGACCTACGCGATGAGATTCTCACCCATCTGACCAACGCCGGCTTTCTACTGGAAAAGGGGCACCACGAGGTGGGCAGCGGTGGGCAGGCCGAGATCAACTACAAATTCAATACGTTGCTGCACGCAGCAGACGACCATCAGATGTTCAAATACATCGTCAAGCAAACCGCTTGGCAAGCAGGTAAATCCGTGACGTTCATGCCCAAGCCGCTGTTCGGCGATAACGGTTCCGGCATGCACTGCCACCAGTCGTTGTGGAAGGACGGCAGTCCGTTGATGTACGACGAGACGGGCTACGCCGGCCTGTCGGACACGGCGCGGCACTACATCGGCGGCCTGCTCTACCACGCGCCGTCGCTGCTGGCCTTCACCAATCCCACCGTCAACTCCTACAAGCGGCTGGTTCCCGGCTATGAGGCCCCGATCAATTTGGTTTACAGCCAGCGCAATCGCTCGGCATGCGTGCGGATCCCGATCACTGGGACCAACCCGAAGACCAAGCGGCTGGAGTTCCGCTGCCCCGACTCGTCAGGGAACCCATACCTTTCGTTCGCGGCCCAGTTGATGGCCGGGCTGGACGGGATCAAGCACAAGATCGAGCCGCCACCCCCAGTCGACAAGGACCTCTACGAGCTGCCGCCGGAAGAGGCCGCGGAGATCCCACAGGCTCCCACCCAGTTGGCGGCGGTGATAGACCGGTTGGAAGAAGACAGTGAATACCTTACTGAAGGAAGCGTTTTCACCCCCGACCTAATCCAGACGTGGATCAACTACAAGCGCGATTACGAGCTTGCGCCGTTCAACTTGCGACCGACCCCGTACGAGTTCGAGCTCTACTACGACGTATAA
- a CDS encoding DUF732 domain-containing protein, producing the protein MRGVIVLASFIAVIAVAAPAHADPGSDANFLSALKNAGITYQTPGVAIGVGKSECKLMDEGMPEAEVIKDLEESNPAFKGDSPVQFTTIAVNAYCPQHAGELTTQPSSSS; encoded by the coding sequence ATGCGAGGGGTTATCGTGCTTGCGAGTTTTATTGCCGTCATCGCCGTTGCTGCACCGGCACATGCCGATCCGGGTTCGGATGCGAACTTTCTGTCAGCGCTGAAGAACGCCGGCATCACCTATCAGACGCCGGGCGTAGCCATCGGCGTTGGCAAGAGCGAATGCAAACTGATGGATGAGGGCATGCCCGAGGCCGAGGTCATCAAGGACCTGGAGGAGAGCAATCCGGCCTTCAAGGGGGATAGCCCAGTGCAGTTCACCACGATCGCGGTGAACGCCTACTGCCCCCAACACGCAGGGGAACTGACTACCCAGCCGTCGTCGTCATCGTAG
- a CDS encoding cytochrome P450 encodes MARYGAPRAFLAVQARRGQPLARILLGRARGDEMYGLIEEIRRQGRLVRRPFVWVSADHEICRMVLRDDRFGVTNLVNAPLPQPFPALLERTDPGLPNPVERPAMVMSNPPDHTRYRRLFAQSFTPRAIERLNARVAEITTELLDALERNPRPDLVTDFATELPVAVIAEILGLPTDARPQVREWGYSLAPLLDFGTGWKTFRHAVEQLREVDRYAAQFIERARNGESGDDPFGRVAAGDELTHREFAANAALLVGAGFETTVNLIGNGIVLLLEHPQQLALLRDDPGLWPAAVEEILRFESPVQMLVRTARRDAEIAGERIPAGAMFVLLMNGANRDPGVFTDAGRFDITRPNARDHLAFGSGIHGCLGAALARIEGVIALRTLFERFPTLTLREQPQPLEVVTLHGFKRLPAELRTRPTGEAESVR; translated from the coding sequence ATGGCGAGGTACGGTGCGCCGCGCGCCTTCTTGGCGGTGCAAGCTCGCCGCGGGCAACCCTTGGCCCGGATACTGCTGGGCCGTGCCCGTGGAGATGAGATGTATGGCCTGATCGAAGAGATCAGGCGACAAGGCCGGCTGGTGCGAAGGCCGTTCGTGTGGGTGAGCGCCGACCACGAAATCTGCCGGATGGTGTTGCGCGACGACCGATTCGGAGTCACCAACCTAGTGAATGCCCCTCTCCCGCAGCCATTTCCGGCTTTGCTGGAGCGGACAGATCCGGGACTGCCCAATCCGGTGGAGCGTCCGGCGATGGTGATGTCAAATCCTCCCGATCACACCCGTTATCGGCGCCTATTCGCGCAGAGCTTCACACCACGGGCCATCGAGAGGCTCAACGCTCGAGTCGCAGAGATCACGACGGAACTGCTCGATGCTTTAGAGCGCAACCCGCGGCCCGACCTGGTCACCGACTTCGCTACAGAGCTGCCGGTGGCTGTGATCGCCGAGATCCTTGGGTTGCCCACCGATGCACGCCCGCAGGTGCGCGAATGGGGCTACAGCTTGGCCCCGTTGCTGGATTTCGGTACTGGCTGGAAGACGTTTCGCCATGCGGTCGAGCAACTGCGGGAAGTCGACCGCTACGCCGCCCAATTCATCGAACGCGCGCGCAACGGTGAGTCCGGGGACGACCCGTTCGGCCGCGTGGCCGCCGGCGACGAGCTGACCCATCGCGAATTCGCGGCGAACGCCGCACTTCTGGTCGGCGCCGGGTTCGAGACCACGGTGAACCTGATCGGCAACGGAATCGTCCTGCTGCTTGAGCATCCCCAGCAGCTGGCCCTGTTACGCGATGATCCGGGTTTGTGGCCGGCGGCGGTCGAGGAGATTCTGCGATTCGAAAGCCCGGTGCAGATGCTGGTGCGCACCGCACGCCGCGACGCCGAAATAGCCGGGGAGCGCATCCCCGCCGGTGCGATGTTTGTGCTGTTGATGAACGGCGCCAACCGCGATCCGGGCGTATTCACCGATGCCGGCCGGTTTGACATCACCAGGCCCAATGCGCGAGACCACCTGGCGTTCGGTTCAGGCATACATGGCTGCCTAGGGGCGGCCTTGGCCCGCATCGAGGGCGTTATCGCCCTGCGCACGTTGTTCGAGCGATTCCCGACTCTGACCCTGCGCGAGCAACCTCAACCACTCGAGGTGGTCACCTTGCACGGGTTCAAGCGTCTACCGGCCGAATTGCGAACGCGGCCGACCGGAGAAGCGGAGTCCGTCAGGTAG
- a CDS encoding DUF732 domain-containing protein — protein MSEPVPATDKTVGLNGSETVAAPTSAAAEAATATNSAGLAWSRDDDVDTPSNAANQRQSWRATWRTAAVLLAAGLAIAGAIVLGRSLLSTPPKAPAPAPTATPTSKSGPPPAASGTASAAAPSSIVSTPDQDNRYVQALNDRGISFANPDAAIYNGKMVCENIRLGMTVQQIIVEFRASNPALSNDADAYVTISVRTYCPQNSNLVGNGP, from the coding sequence ATGTCCGAGCCGGTACCAGCTACCGACAAGACTGTCGGGCTCAACGGCAGCGAGACCGTCGCAGCGCCCACTTCCGCCGCAGCAGAGGCGGCCACTGCGACGAACTCGGCGGGTCTCGCATGGTCGCGCGACGACGACGTCGACACCCCAAGCAACGCGGCGAACCAGCGCCAATCATGGCGTGCCACCTGGCGCACCGCTGCTGTCCTGCTCGCGGCCGGGCTCGCGATTGCCGGTGCGATTGTCCTTGGCCGTTCCCTCTTGAGCACGCCTCCCAAAGCACCAGCGCCCGCACCCACCGCAACCCCGACCTCTAAATCCGGCCCGCCTCCCGCCGCATCGGGGACGGCTTCAGCAGCTGCCCCATCCTCGATTGTGTCGACACCAGACCAGGACAATAGGTACGTTCAGGCCCTCAACGACCGGGGAATCTCCTTCGCCAATCCCGACGCCGCCATCTACAACGGCAAGATGGTGTGCGAGAACATCCGCCTGGGCATGACGGTGCAGCAGATCATCGTGGAATTCCGGGCGAGCAATCCGGCGCTCAGCAACGATGCCGATGCGTACGTAACCATCTCCGTTCGCACCTATTGCCCGCAGAACAGCAACCTGGTGGGAAACGGTCCCTAG
- a CDS encoding MMPL/RND family transporter yields MSDQRVDGERRTPFVARTIHRLSVPIILAWLALTVIVTMAVPSLEKVEHERSVSLSPRDAPSIHAMQRLGQDFKESSSDALAMIVLESQQPLRDDAHHYYNQLLRQLESDPEHIQHIQDLWGNPVTASGAQSEDGKAAYVQLKLAGNQGTSRANESADAVRDIVERTPAPAGLNVYVTGPAPLISDLNHSGQKTILKVTLVSLAVIFIMLLLVYRSIATVILLLLMVGIELQVARQIVAFLGNNGAISLSTFAVNLLITLGIAAGTDYGIFFVGRYQEARQAGEDVETAFYTTYRGVAKVVLASGLTIAGSVFCLSFTRMPYFQTIGVPCAVGMLVAVAIALTLVPAVLAIGGRFGLLEPKRRLTVRRWRRIGTAVVRWPGPIFAAACAVTLVGLLALPGYTTNYHDRVYLPDDLPTNQGYAAANRHFPLGRMLPEFVLVEADHDMRNPSDFLILERLAKGVLAVPGVSRVQSVTRPSGTAMAHTTIPFRFGVMNASQLINMEYQKARMNDMLVQADELAKTIQITTTLYHLILQLNALTHDLARNTHDVQAITTDIRDQISNFEDFLRPLRSYFYWEKHCYDIPVCFAIRSLFDSFDGIDELDDKLAELVVNIDKIDVLMPKLAAELPIQIDTMKSMRTMMLTMHSTMSGIIGQADSQGNISTEMGEAFDAAKNDDSFYLPPEVFQNPTFQRVMGLFLSPDGKAARMTISDRGDPATPEGIARVEQIKNAAEESLKSTPLENTNVYVGGVSATYKDLHDGSRYDLMIAGLAALCLIFAIMLMITRSFVAAMVIVGTVVISLGASIGLSVLLWQHIIGLGLEWLVLPMSVIILLAVGSDYNLLLVSRMKEELGAGINTGIIRAMGGTGKVVTAAGLVFAMTMASMVVSDLRVIGQIGTTIGLGLLFDTLIVRAFMTPSIAALLGRWFWWPLRVRRRPASFLLRSEGSRPMVRALLGTRAAD; encoded by the coding sequence GTGAGCGATCAACGGGTAGACGGCGAACGTCGCACGCCCTTCGTCGCGCGGACAATCCATCGGTTGTCCGTGCCCATCATCCTGGCGTGGCTGGCCCTCACCGTCATCGTGACGATGGCCGTCCCCTCGCTGGAGAAAGTGGAGCACGAGCGGTCGGTATCGCTGAGTCCAAGAGATGCGCCGTCGATCCACGCCATGCAGCGTTTGGGACAAGACTTTAAGGAATCCAGTTCCGACGCCTTGGCGATGATCGTCTTGGAGAGCCAGCAGCCACTTCGCGACGATGCACACCACTACTACAACCAATTGCTCCGTCAATTGGAAAGTGATCCGGAACATATCCAGCACATCCAGGATTTATGGGGAAACCCGGTCACCGCGAGCGGCGCACAGAGCGAGGACGGTAAAGCCGCATACGTCCAGTTGAAGCTCGCCGGCAACCAAGGCACGAGTCGGGCGAACGAATCAGCCGACGCGGTCCGCGACATCGTGGAGCGGACGCCCGCGCCGGCAGGGCTCAACGTCTATGTCACCGGCCCCGCACCGCTCATCTCGGACCTGAATCACAGCGGTCAGAAGACAATCCTCAAGGTCACGCTGGTCAGCCTCGCGGTGATCTTCATCATGCTGCTGCTCGTCTACCGATCCATTGCCACGGTCATTCTTCTGCTGCTGATGGTCGGAATCGAACTGCAGGTGGCGCGCCAGATCGTCGCTTTCCTTGGGAACAACGGCGCAATAAGTCTGTCGACTTTCGCCGTGAATCTGCTGATCACTCTCGGGATCGCGGCGGGAACCGACTACGGGATATTTTTCGTCGGCCGCTATCAAGAGGCACGACAGGCCGGCGAAGATGTGGAAACGGCCTTCTACACCACCTACCGAGGGGTCGCCAAGGTGGTCTTGGCGTCCGGCTTGACGATCGCCGGGTCGGTCTTCTGCCTCAGCTTCACCCGGATGCCCTATTTCCAGACCATCGGAGTCCCCTGCGCGGTGGGCATGCTTGTTGCGGTGGCGATTGCGCTCACGCTGGTCCCCGCCGTCCTTGCCATCGGCGGCAGATTCGGGCTGTTGGAGCCCAAGCGAAGGCTCACCGTGCGGCGCTGGCGTCGGATCGGCACGGCGGTTGTCCGTTGGCCGGGGCCCATTTTTGCCGCAGCGTGCGCGGTCACTCTTGTCGGCCTGCTGGCACTGCCGGGATACACGACCAACTACCACGACCGGGTGTATCTCCCCGACGACCTGCCGACTAATCAGGGATATGCGGCGGCAAATCGACACTTCCCGCTGGGCCGGATGTTGCCCGAGTTCGTATTGGTCGAAGCCGATCACGATATGCGCAATCCGTCTGATTTTCTGATCTTGGAGCGACTGGCCAAGGGCGTCCTCGCGGTTCCCGGCGTGTCCCGTGTGCAATCAGTGACCCGACCCTCGGGGACCGCGATGGCGCACACGACGATTCCATTCAGGTTCGGCGTGATGAACGCGAGCCAGCTGATAAACATGGAATACCAGAAAGCGCGTATGAACGACATGCTCGTCCAGGCCGATGAGCTAGCCAAGACGATCCAAATTACGACAACTCTTTATCACCTGATATTGCAGCTCAACGCGCTGACTCATGACCTGGCCCGTAACACGCATGACGTTCAGGCAATCACGACCGATATCCGAGATCAAATTTCGAACTTCGAGGATTTCTTGCGGCCGCTCCGCAGTTACTTCTACTGGGAGAAGCACTGTTACGACATTCCCGTCTGCTTCGCGATCAGGTCGCTGTTCGATTCGTTCGACGGTATCGACGAGCTCGACGACAAGCTGGCCGAACTGGTCGTGAACATCGACAAAATCGACGTGTTGATGCCGAAGCTGGCCGCCGAGCTTCCGATTCAGATCGACACCATGAAGAGCATGCGGACCATGATGCTCACCATGCATTCCACCATGAGTGGAATCATTGGCCAGGCTGACTCGCAGGGTAATATCTCGACGGAGATGGGCGAAGCTTTCGACGCCGCGAAGAATGACGACTCTTTCTACCTGCCGCCGGAGGTTTTCCAGAACCCGACCTTCCAGCGGGTTATGGGCCTGTTCTTGTCGCCGGATGGCAAAGCGGCGCGGATGACCATTTCGGATAGGGGCGATCCCGCCACTCCCGAAGGCATCGCGCGGGTCGAGCAGATTAAAAACGCGGCCGAGGAATCACTCAAGTCCACCCCCCTGGAGAACACCAACGTTTATGTCGGCGGCGTCTCGGCGACGTATAAAGACCTGCACGATGGCTCCCGATACGATCTGATGATCGCGGGACTTGCTGCCCTCTGCCTCATTTTCGCGATCATGCTGATGATCACACGCAGTTTCGTGGCGGCGATGGTGATCGTGGGCACGGTAGTGATTTCGCTGGGAGCATCTATCGGACTGTCCGTGCTGCTCTGGCAGCACATTATCGGGCTAGGGCTGGAATGGCTCGTGTTGCCGATGTCGGTCATCATTCTGTTGGCAGTGGGATCCGACTACAACCTGCTGCTCGTTTCCCGGATGAAAGAAGAACTCGGCGCCGGCATAAATACGGGGATTATTCGGGCGATGGGCGGTACCGGCAAGGTCGTCACGGCCGCGGGCTTGGTATTCGCAATGACCATGGCCTCGATGGTGGTCAGTGACCTGCGGGTGATCGGCCAAATAGGAACGACAATCGGTCTGGGCCTGCTGTTCGACACCTTGATCGTCCGCGCGTTCATGACGCCGTCGATCGCCGCACTGCTCGGGCGCTGGTTCTGGTGGCCGCTGCGCGTGCGACGGCGGCCGGCCAGTTTCCTGCTTCGTTCCGAGGGGTCCCGCCCGATGGTCCGCGCTCTGCTTGGCACTCGGGCGGCCGACTAA
- a CDS encoding SDR family oxidoreductase: MHWAITGATGFLGVHILGELLRGDETFTLLTRPQSDPITRIQKALPLAVMDGQVWAEAELRERLAVVPVDLAAPKLGLSDQRFRELADSVDAILHCAGSIELDADLDELRRTNVGGTTRILELAEAGAREPDLFHVSTAFVAGKRRTGLIYETELGGDKGFENNYEQSKFEAESIVRNWARRTGRRVVVLRPSALIVERAPHPDFPLHPLSFLSTSADSGMRLFSVSGRPLRTSLSMRLRGDFNGHLNYMPADEAADEMVRLMRLAPDGLSTYHVVHHHDVAVQTLVELFNAVSPIPVTLVEGPIENPNLLERRLRWASGFFPYLEHSRTYDTTDARAVIGEPHRRTVVDFDYLLGSVGRYKRYLTFKPEQRQPRESAPLVAPLVSVDGPFDVTAHSADAVRPTRGLTFIVTVGRSGSTALSRILSAHPDVLSLNEFYLSVRASSAADHALSGEQFWRMLAEPHPIFDSMVRGGSAMPEFIYPRLQGSRFDANTTGIPAISMMTLPHLSPDPDGVFDALAAEVPTWPRQTSRLHFERLFAWLATHFGGTVVVERSAMSLSSVPWLRETFPDAKFVHLFRNGPDTAVSMSEHTGFRLMALIQDALELLDLDPERRHPGLRLDPTAIPIELASLVGETCDVDYLMSQNLPITRFARMWSELIVTGEAELANLPADRYLPLSYLDLVTDTRSSLARLASFLDVEANPKWLDYGIGVIDPRFSGASTRLSGEELRAVVESCAPGAARLAEHAVAAGANEITAAR, encoded by the coding sequence ATGCATTGGGCGATCACCGGCGCAACCGGGTTTCTCGGGGTTCACATCCTCGGTGAACTCCTGCGTGGGGACGAAACGTTCACCCTGCTGACCCGGCCGCAGTCCGACCCGATCACCCGCATCCAGAAGGCCCTCCCACTGGCGGTCATGGACGGGCAGGTGTGGGCCGAAGCGGAGTTGCGCGAAAGGCTCGCCGTCGTGCCCGTGGACCTCGCCGCGCCCAAACTGGGGTTGTCCGATCAGCGATTCCGGGAGCTCGCAGACAGCGTCGATGCGATCCTGCATTGCGCCGGCAGCATCGAGCTGGACGCCGACCTCGACGAACTTCGCCGTACCAATGTCGGCGGGACCACCCGGATCCTCGAACTCGCCGAGGCCGGGGCCCGGGAGCCGGATCTTTTCCATGTGTCAACCGCCTTCGTCGCTGGGAAGCGCCGCACGGGTCTCATCTACGAGACCGAGTTAGGGGGCGACAAAGGCTTCGAGAACAACTACGAGCAGTCCAAATTCGAGGCCGAGTCGATCGTGCGGAACTGGGCGCGGCGTACTGGACGCCGGGTCGTGGTGCTTCGGCCGAGCGCCCTGATCGTCGAGCGGGCGCCGCATCCGGATTTCCCGTTGCATCCGCTTTCCTTCCTGTCGACGTCGGCAGATAGCGGGATGCGCCTGTTCTCGGTCTCCGGACGGCCATTGCGCACCAGCCTGTCAATGCGCCTGCGAGGCGACTTCAACGGCCATTTGAACTACATGCCGGCCGACGAGGCCGCCGACGAGATGGTCCGTCTGATGCGTCTTGCACCCGACGGCCTGAGCACCTACCACGTCGTTCACCACCACGACGTCGCAGTGCAGACTCTGGTCGAGCTCTTCAACGCGGTGTCGCCGATCCCCGTGACGCTGGTCGAGGGCCCTATCGAGAACCCCAATCTGCTGGAACGGCGCCTGCGGTGGGCCAGCGGATTTTTTCCCTACCTGGAGCACAGCCGAACGTACGACACGACCGATGCGCGAGCGGTAATCGGCGAGCCGCACCGCCGGACCGTGGTCGACTTCGACTATCTGCTGGGAAGCGTAGGGCGGTACAAGCGATACCTGACGTTCAAACCCGAACAGCGCCAACCTCGCGAGTCGGCGCCGCTGGTCGCCCCCCTGGTATCTGTCGACGGTCCCTTCGACGTCACCGCCCACAGCGCGGATGCGGTTCGTCCCACGCGCGGCCTGACATTCATCGTCACGGTGGGACGAAGCGGATCGACCGCGCTGTCGCGAATCCTCAGTGCGCATCCAGATGTGCTCAGCCTCAACGAGTTCTACCTTTCGGTGCGCGCTTCGTCGGCGGCCGATCATGCGCTGTCGGGCGAACAGTTCTGGCGGATGCTGGCCGAGCCCCACCCAATCTTCGACTCGATGGTCCGGGGTGGTTCGGCCATGCCGGAGTTCATCTATCCGCGATTGCAGGGATCCCGGTTCGATGCGAACACGACCGGGATCCCCGCCATCTCGATGATGACGCTGCCGCACCTGTCGCCGGACCCCGACGGAGTGTTCGACGCACTGGCTGCCGAGGTCCCGACGTGGCCACGACAAACATCGAGGTTGCACTTCGAACGCCTCTTCGCTTGGCTCGCAACACATTTCGGTGGGACTGTAGTAGTCGAGCGGTCGGCCATGTCGCTGAGCAGCGTCCCGTGGCTACGCGAGACTTTCCCGGATGCGAAATTCGTGCACCTATTCCGGAACGGCCCGGATACGGCGGTCTCGATGAGCGAACACACCGGATTTCGCTTGATGGCGCTCATTCAAGACGCGCTGGAGTTGCTCGATCTCGACCCGGAGCGTCGACACCCTGGTCTGCGGCTGGATCCCACGGCTATACCGATCGAGCTCGCTTCCCTGGTCGGTGAGACCTGCGACGTCGACTACTTGATGAGCCAGAACCTGCCCATTACCCGATTCGCCCGCATGTGGAGCGAGCTGATCGTCACGGGCGAAGCCGAACTCGCCAACCTACCCGCAGACCGCTACCTTCCGCTGTCCTACCTGGACCTGGTCACTGACACCCGATCATCCTTGGCGCGGCTGGCAAGCTTCCTGGATGTCGAAGCGAATCCGAAGTGGCTCGATTACGGCATCGGTGTCATCGACCCGAGGTTCAGCGGCGCCTCTACTCGGTTGTCCGGAGAGGAGTTGCGGGCGGTCGTTGAAAGCTGCGCTCCCGGCGCGGCCCGTCTTGCCGAACACGCCGTCGCCGCAGGGGCCAACGAAATTACCGCGGCTCGGTAA
- a CDS encoding DUF4267 domain-containing protein: protein MPIDRAALVAGSIRLASGVHFLVDPLGANRLWGDPGEPTPTARLLLRSMGYRDALIGGLLASAALRGKNTRGWFLASGGADAADLLGGLSVHSELKRSQQLIGLGGAVVGIGVGLWGAARRAPKATETPAG from the coding sequence ATGCCGATCGATCGTGCCGCGCTTGTCGCGGGCAGTATCCGACTTGCCTCAGGCGTCCATTTCCTCGTCGATCCGCTCGGTGCAAACCGGCTCTGGGGAGACCCCGGGGAGCCGACCCCGACGGCGCGGCTACTGCTGCGATCAATGGGCTACCGCGACGCTTTGATCGGCGGCCTGCTCGCGTCGGCGGCGCTGCGCGGCAAGAACACTCGCGGCTGGTTCCTGGCATCCGGCGGGGCCGACGCGGCGGACCTGCTGGGCGGGCTGAGTGTCCACAGCGAGCTCAAGCGATCGCAACAACTGATCGGTCTGGGCGGTGCCGTCGTCGGAATCGGCGTTGGATTATGGGGCGCGGCACGGCGCGCGCCTAAAGCGACGGAGACGCCGGCGGGCTGA
- a CDS encoding protein adenylyltransferase SelO, with protein sequence MAVRWQSETTPDPRPLVLNESLATALGLDAAWLRSPEGLRFLVGNLLPPGAVPVAQAYAGHQFGGLVPQLGDGRALLLGELSDRHGRVRDIHLKGSGPTPFARGGDGLAAVGPMLREYLVSEAMYALNVPTTRSLAVVATGRPVRRETLLPGAVLVRVASSHLRVGSFQYAALTGDVDLLRRLADYAIARHHPSAAEAEHPYRALFEAVVAVQAALIARWMLIGFVHGVMNTDNTTISGETIDYGPCAFMEAYDPDTVFSSIDQWGRYAYGNQPAIAGWNLARFAEALLPLLSDHVEEGIAFAQDAFGAFHTEYDATWSSGMRAKLGLPAAVEAGFVTSLVDELQRLLKESHVDHTSFFRHLGRAARGDAEPARSLFIDLAGFDDWMSRWRSSGPDAESMDRANPIYIPRNHLIEEALAAATAGDLAPVEQLLDAVTAPYDERPGLERYARPAPEDFGVYQTFCGT encoded by the coding sequence ATGGCGGTCCGCTGGCAGTCCGAGACGACCCCGGACCCGCGGCCGCTCGTCCTCAACGAGTCGCTGGCGACCGCGCTCGGCCTCGACGCGGCCTGGTTGCGGAGCCCCGAGGGGCTGCGATTTCTCGTTGGCAACCTGCTGCCCCCCGGTGCCGTTCCGGTGGCGCAGGCCTACGCCGGGCATCAGTTCGGCGGGCTCGTCCCGCAGTTGGGCGACGGACGCGCGCTACTGCTGGGCGAGCTGTCCGACAGGCACGGACGCGTTCGCGACATTCACCTCAAAGGGTCGGGGCCGACGCCGTTCGCCCGCGGCGGCGACGGCCTCGCGGCGGTGGGCCCGATGCTGCGCGAATACCTGGTCAGCGAAGCCATGTATGCCCTGAATGTACCGACGACACGCTCCTTGGCCGTGGTCGCTACCGGGCGGCCGGTGCGGCGCGAGACCCTCCTGCCGGGCGCCGTGCTCGTCCGCGTCGCCAGCAGTCACCTGCGCGTCGGGAGCTTCCAGTACGCTGCCCTCACCGGCGACGTCGACCTGCTGCGGCGGCTCGCCGACTACGCGATCGCCCGCCACCATCCCAGCGCGGCGGAGGCCGAGCATCCGTACCGCGCCTTGTTCGAAGCGGTGGTCGCCGTCCAGGCGGCATTGATCGCCCGATGGATGCTGATCGGATTCGTCCATGGGGTGATGAACACCGACAACACCACGATCTCCGGCGAGACGATCGATTACGGCCCATGCGCATTCATGGAGGCCTACGACCCCGACACGGTCTTCAGTTCGATCGACCAATGGGGGCGCTACGCCTACGGCAACCAGCCCGCGATCGCCGGGTGGAACCTGGCCCGATTCGCCGAGGCTCTGCTTCCGTTGCTTTCCGACCACGTCGAGGAGGGAATCGCGTTCGCCCAAGACGCGTTTGGGGCATTCCACACCGAATACGACGCCACGTGGTCGTCCGGCATGCGCGCCAAACTCGGTTTGCCCGCGGCTGTCGAAGCCGGGTTTGTCACGTCGTTGGTCGACGAGTTGCAGCGCCTGCTCAAGGAGAGCCACGTCGACCACACCTCGTTCTTCCGCCACCTCGGCCGGGCGGCGCGAGGCGATGCCGAACCCGCGCGCAGTCTGTTCATCGACCTCGCCGGCTTCGACGACTGGATGTCGCGCTGGCGCTCGTCGGGTCCCGACGCCGAATCGATGGATCGCGCCAACCCGATCTACATTCCGCGTAACCACCTCATCGAGGAAGCCCTGGCCGCGGCGACAGCAGGCGACCTCGCTCCGGTTGAGCAGCTCCTTGACGCCGTGACCGCTCCCTATGACGAACGGCCGGGCCTCGAGCGCTACGCCAGGCCGGCCCCGGAGGATTTCGGCGTCTACCAAACCTTCTGCGGTACTTAG